A region of Chroococcidiopsis sp. SAG 2025 DNA encodes the following proteins:
- a CDS encoding IS1 family transposase yields MKSLKPESVEVDIVQAEEFQETGMEESELDEMWSYVGKKTNPRWLWHAVDRNTGQVLAYVFGRRKDKVFLRLLQLLEPFGIKRYCTDGWGAYERHLAAQIHEVDKRKTQRIERKHLNLRTRIKRLTRKTICFSKTEEMHDLVIGLFINRYEFGLNI; encoded by the coding sequence TTGAAGTCACTCAAACCTGAGAGCGTAGAAGTAGATATTGTCCAAGCCGAGGAGTTTCAAGAGACTGGTATGGAGGAATCTGAGTTGGATGAGATGTGGAGTTATGTTGGTAAAAAGACTAATCCCAGGTGGTTGTGGCACGCCGTTGACCGTAATACAGGTCAAGTGTTAGCTTATGTCTTTGGCAGGAGAAAAGACAAGGTGTTTCTTCGGCTTTTGCAGTTATTAGAACCATTTGGAATCAAGCGCTATTGTACGGACGGTTGGGGAGCTTATGAACGGCATTTAGCCGCACAAATCCATGAGGTAGACAAGCGTAAAACTCAGAGGATTGAACGCAAGCATTTGAACTTAAGAACAAGAATTAAGCGATTAACTCGCAAGACTATTTGCTTTTCCAAGACGGAAGAGATGCACGACTTAGTAATCGGTTTGTTCATTAATCGCTATGAGTTTGGTCTAAATATTTGA